A stretch of Halichondria panicea chromosome 1, odHalPani1.1, whole genome shotgun sequence DNA encodes these proteins:
- the LOC135335796 gene encoding uncharacterized protein LOC135335796, translating to MPRKFRIAVHRKNEFRKLRAKKLSLPIDISELKVSIPRKIFADAPLSTIATLRQRLKIAIVLPEGWLNVSDSEDIHISKHAQLAVSIVIHSDLSWHALANGCKVPSNNPELSMKHPVIASVTDVQDIIDFLDSCTVCVGNDDAKYAALVTDRNGTFVDVSGKNRVAFYDDKLSHGTIRCDGCQILVPVESNQCSVCHAYRQTLNRMFLRFEDSTRDTCTELNRVNPQSHTNYRYLSSLEKDKRMKVLHQQSRVAQQQINRLKKKLKKVIEQRSNFVEEELHNDLSQIIKDNDDSVKKTFPLEDSFQRVFWESQKRASSLKNAKSMKWDPLMIRWCLYLRHLSSSAYQMLRESGVICLPSQRTLRDYTYHIQSSIGFSEEVDKYLMDLAKISLCPEREKYVVLLMDEMHIKEDLVYDKHSGAIIGFTNIGDINSHLLAFERSLNNDMDQSTPLAHSMLVLLVRGLFSKLQFPYVQFPCTSLTGDQMFEPFWEAVGRLELCGFKVLALTCDGLAANRRLFKLHKPGSKSLVNKVGNPYASDNRSLFFFSDPPHLIKTVRNGWASPKRKFAKGKIFYGLN from the exons ATGCCCCGAAAATTCAGAATTGCGGTTCACCGCAAGAATGAATTTAGGAAGTTGAGAGCAAAGAAACTCTCATTGCCTATCGATATCAGTGAATTGAAAGTTAGCATCCCGAGAAAGATATTTGCGGATGCTCCCTTATCAACAATTGCCACCCTCAGGCAGAGGCTAAAGATTGCCATTGTGCTTCCTGAAG GATGGTTGAATGTATCGGACTCAGAGGATATCCATATTTCCAAGCATGCTCAGTTGGCCGTCAGCATAGTGATACACAGTGATCTTTCTTGGCATGCTCTTGCCAATGGTTGCAAAGTACCTAGCAACAATCCTGAATTATCAATGAAGCATCCAGTAATTGCGTCTGTGACTGATGTACAAGACATTATCGACTTCTTGGACTCGTGCACTGTTTGTGTTGGGAATGACGACGCCAAGTATGCTGCCTTAGTAACTGACAGAAATGGGACCTTTGTGGATGTTTCag GGAAAAATCGTGTGGCATTTTACGATGATAAGCTCAGCCACGGAACAATCCGATGTGATGGATGTCAGATTCTTGTGCCTGTGGAATCAAACCAGTGCAGTGTATGCCATGCCTACAGACAAACACTCAATCGAATGTTCCTTCGTTTTGAAGATTCCACTAGAGACACGTGTACCGAGTTAAACAGGGTTAATCCTCAGAGTCATACTAACTATCGATACTTGTCATCACTTGAAAAGGACAAACGAATGAAAGTTCTACATCAACAGAGCAGAGTGGCACAACAACAGATAAATCGCCTTAAAAAGAAACTCAAAAAGGTAATTGAACAGAGAAGCAACTTCGTTGAAGAAGAGCTCCATAATGATCTGTCACAGATCATAAAGGATAATGACGATTCTGTTAAGAAAACCTTCCCCCTGGAAGATTCGTTTCAACGAGTGTTTTGGGAAAGCCAAAAGCGAGCTTCCTCTCTCAAAAATGCCAAATCGATGAAGTGGGATCCCTTAATGATACGTTGGTGTCTTTATCTTAGACATCTGTCGAGTAGTGCATACCAAATGCTGCGAGAGTCTGGTGTTATTTGCCTTCCCTCGCAGAGGACATTGCGTGATTATACCTATCACATCCAAAGCTCCATTGGCTTCTCCGAAGAAGTTGACAAGTACTTGATGGATCTCGCTAAAATCAGCTTGTGTCCGGAGAGGGAGAAGTATGTGGTTCTTTTAATGGATGAAATGCACATAAAAGAAGACTTGGTGTATGACAAACATTCAG GTGCTATCATTGGCTTCACCAATATTGGCGATATCAATTCCCACTTGTTGGCTTTTGAAAGATCTCTAAACAACGATATGGACCAAAGTACCCCACTGGCACATTCTATGCTTGTACTACTTGTGAGGGGACTCTTTAGCAAGTTACAGTTTCCTTATGTTCAATTTCCTTGTACATCATTGACTGGTGACCAGATGTTCGAGCCATTTTGGGAGGCGGTTGGTCGGTTGGAATTGTGTGGATTTAAGGTACTTGCACTCACTTGTGATGGCCTAGCAGCAAATCGCCGTCTCTTTAAGTTGCATAAGCCTGGTTCGAAGTCTTTGGTCAACAAAGTTGGTAACCCGTATGCCAGTGACAACAGGTCTCTGTTTTTCTTTTCTGACCCACCCCACCTTATTAAGACTGTCAGAAACGGCTGGGCTAGCCCTAAGAGAAAATT TGCAAAGGGAAAGATATTTTATGGTCTCAACTGA
- the LOC135335497 gene encoding uncharacterized protein LOC135335497 isoform X1 codes for MDGHTNSEQIDDVSVLVSQLRARVSMLERENQQVKEHTKKQSREIQIMKQQKEGIEIHEGDVESLKEVCRGLEEEIKALKKQLKSSNQKIRHLEEESKGLTKQLRYLEVCAEDSKNYEKTAKEMFEDVATEKKALMAENEHLKSESSNLKTQLETEQAKSMTYKLDFDDERKDREKAHSRYADLEKEMAELKNVTRALASTDVTRDIELADVLKPSSLGGGDERDRELEEWRKEALQSRDELQAKTSQVKAYKKQVDEYKEKLEHAEKQTSEALLEQVTNLTLEKEHLEAHSSELAEQVELLNVKINSLVPLLRTELKASLEKKVTGEVDPSHQKNPDNNDDNNAPPLRARDPPAVSPHPPNYFPPQEAINPPRGIREPPPVLYAPPHNSDRDLQTDQFHHPPLTFDPTIPSREYNDQVYSDEPSTRSDNPTDYSNTAHRMHPLPDQNSEYYYLPQNQPPPLPSNYGNQQSYPIQQQFEPPFRSSPVQPLQQRNYDGHLNQPHSQPNHQQQYYPHDQYSELEKPYPQLAGNFETNSQGQNQPSPQNSSSHNDKLESNPTPFHNVPQSDTISIQPSPQETVTPPHSIPSQASQTSGSHISNPEAQEQLNLNRTELLVKPNVLQEGIDREISEAAAVVSQVTREEGEREGAPLDPNLICPMCMKQYRIGEIQLYRAHVNKCDGTRQ; via the exons ATGGACGGACACACTAATTCTGAGCAGATAGACGATGTCAGTGTGTTGGTCTCTCAGTTACGAGCCCGTGTGAGTATGTTGGAGAGAGAAAACCAACAAGTCAAGGAGCATACCAAAAAACAGAGCAGAGAGATTCAGATAATGAAGCAACAAAAAGAAGGGATTGAG ATACACGAGGGCGATGTTGAGTCACTGAAAGAAGTCTGTCGTGGTTTGGAG gagGAGATCAAAGCTCTCAAGAAGCAGCTGAAAAGCAGTAATCAAAAGATCAGGCACCTTGAA gaagaGAGCAAAGGTCTCACAAAGCAATTAAGATACCTTGAA GTGTGTGCAGAAGACTCAAAGAATTACGAGAAAACAGCGAAGGAAATGTTTGAAGACGTGGCAACTGAAAAGAAGGCCTTAATGGCTGAGAATGAGCATTTAAAGTCTGAAAGCTCTAACCTTAAGACTCAACTTGAAACTGAACAAGCAAAG TCGATGACTTACAAGTTAGATTTCGATGATGAAAGGAAAGATCGAGAAAAAGCTCACAGCCGGTACGCTGACCTTGAGAAAGAAATGGCAGAACTGAAGAATGTCACAAGGGCACTAGCATCAACTGATGTTACACGAGATATAGAGTTAGCCGATGTATTGAAACCCTCGTCTCTAGGAGGTGGTGATGAGAGAGACAGAGAGTTAGAGGAATGGAGGAAGGAAGCTCTTCAGAGCAGAGATGAGTTACAGGCCAAGACCAGTCAGGTCAAGGCATATAAGAAACAGGTTGATGAGTACAAGGAGAAGCTTGAACACGCTGAGAAACAG ACTTCCGAGGCATTGCTCGAGCAAGTTACCAACCTAACATTGGAAAAAGAG CATTTGGAGGCTCACAGCAGTGAACTGGCGGAGCAAGTGGAGCTGCTCAATGTGAAAATCAATAGCTTAGTGCCTCTTCTCAGAACTGAACTAAAAGCAAGTCTTGAA AAAAAAGTCACGGGAGAAGTTGATCCGTCCCATCAGAAAAACCCGGACAACAACGATGATAATAATGCACCTCCTCTGAGAGCTAGAGACCCGCCTGCTGTCTCACCACACCCTCCAAATTACTTCCCACCCCAAGAGGCAATTAACCCGCCCCGTGGTATAAGAGAACCACCCCCTGTTCTCTACGCTCCACCGCACAACAGCGATAGAGACTTACAAACTGATCAATTTCATCACCCTCCACTAACGTTCGATCCTACAATACCGTCCCGAGAATACAATGACCAAGTTTACAGTGATGAACCGTCCACAAGATCGGATAATCCGACTGACTATTCAAATACTGCACACAGAATGCATCCACTGCCGGACCAAAACAGTGAATACTATTACCTCCCTCAGAACCAACCACCCCCCCTCCCTTCAAACTATGGCAACCAACAATCATATCCGATCCAGCAACAGTTTGAACCTCCTTTTCGTAGCAGTCCAGTGCAACCTCTACAGCAACGTAACTATGATGGACACTTGAATCAACCGCATTCACAACCTAACCATCAGCAACAATATTATCCTCACGACCAGTACTCTGAATTAGAGAAGCCATATCCTCAGCTGGCCGGAAATTTCGAAACTAATTCGCAGGGTCAGAATCAACCTTCACCACAAAACAGTAGCTCACACAATGACAAATTAGAATCAAACCCAACCCCCTTTCATAACGTCCCACAATCAGATACGATCAGCATTCAACCGTCTCCTCAAGAAACAGTTACACCACCACACTCGATCCCCTCGCAAGCTAGCCAAACATCTGGCAGTCACATTTCCAATCCAGAAGCCCAAGAACAACTCAATCTGAACCGTACCGAACTTCTGGTCAAACCCAACGTCCTTCAGGAGGGCATAGATCGAGAGATTAGTGAGGCGGCTGCTGTGGTGAGTCAGGTGACGAGGGAGGAAGGAGAGAGGGAGGGTGCTCCACTAGACCCCAACCTGATCTGTCCAATGTGTATGAAGCAGTATCGCATCGGAGAGATACAACTGTACAGAGCTCACGTCAACAAGTGCGATGGAACAAGACAATAA
- the LOC135336631 gene encoding uncharacterized protein LOC135336631 has product MASSAPAPFQSRFKEAVKAVLTEGRFKASSPEAAVALNTASALLVLLEDSKHSVMVEDFTVKLYSKLKSCFQHTHSSLHLNREKMWGLYHELRTSDSFKEEWSRFLHECGKQPCASFVQFVTNTLFKQLIEEEFLLNSTTNSNGHSGLMTFEEKNALRYVAGYVCRTLRKRLESSTIPDKDDMIYALMELSGDEMNDQDTEAWTDLIDRGGLWHISDDTYMLFLIIEECIREHMTIATASTVQGGKTLTDTLLKNEDVLFQWCILGVETNDVDLSLLRKIISLYVTIRGFAFATSCLELYKQAQKKSLQKKRALRKSV; this is encoded by the exons ATGGCAAGTAGTGCTCCGGctccatttcaga GTAGGTTTAAGGAAGCTGTTAAAGCTGTTTTGACCGAGGGTAGATTCAAAGCCTCATCACCAGAGGCAGCAGTTGCCCTCAACACAGCTTCTGCGTTGTTAGTTTTGTTAGAGGATTCAAAGCATAGTGTGATGGTTGAGGATTTTACTGTCAAATTGTACTCAAAATTGAAGTCGTGTTTCCAGCACACTCACTCATCACTTCATTTAAACAGAGAAAAGATGTGGGGATTGTATCATGAGTTGCGCACATCAGACAGCTTCAAGGAGGAATGGAGTCGTTTCCTGCATGAGTGTGGTAAACAACCGTGTGCTTCTTTTGTCCAGTTTGTTACTAACACACTCTTCAAACAACTGATAGAAGAGGAGTTCCTTCTGAACAGTACAACGAACTCAAATGGCCACTCGGGTTTGATGACATTTGAGGAGAAGAATGCTCTGAGATATGTTGCAGGATATGTATGCCGCACATTGAGAAAACGTCTTGAATCATCTACGATTCCTGATAAAGATGATATGATATATGCTCTGATGGAGTTAAGTGGAGATGAAATGAATGACCAAGACACAGAAGCTTGGACTGATCTTATTGATAGAGGTGGACTTTGGCATATCAGTGATGATACCTACATGCTGTTTTTGATAATAGAAGAGTGTATCAGAGAACACATGACCATAGCAACCGCAAGTACGGTACAAGGAGGTAAAACGCTTACTGATACCCTGCTTAAGAATGAAGATGTCCTATTCCAGTGGTGTATTCTTGGTGTTGAAACGAATGATGTAGACTTAAGTTTATTGAGGAAGATCATATCATTGTATGTAACTATTCGAGGATTTGCATTTGCAACATCTTGCCTAGAATTGTATAAACAAGCACAAAAGAAATCTCTTCAGAAAAAAAGGGCACTTCGAAAGTCCGTGTAA